Proteins from one Salmo salar chromosome ssa07, Ssal_v3.1, whole genome shotgun sequence genomic window:
- the LOC106608968 gene encoding protein KHNYN encodes MASALSHLSPVSGREREGWSDGGGGEDQVEDEFACSGALRGALLSFHPSLERIFGVSFMIGREEDAVLPHDGQIWLKLKGGRKDVVAAKLFVKGVVNQEAPQEVPYPGVLHCVFCGARGLFMDCLIRNTSARIVVVSPGFLLISGLAEPVVRAYSLITDLVERSEGTQGRLSEPRDRAAGETLDSRRAFKSLVERWDDRHTLDLLVLPGAVKETLLDLVRESGLGSNPGPGGLNPGHGGSNPGHGGLNPGPGLGSNPIPGLGLNLGLGGSRDRVGLMDTDTQRLWDSQFELEALTLMDTRIGTRAGEARDIQEVQGISITKSTTKPSEHSYHNQDPGLRNIGLFSQQTVTTAPVKGREGSRYGTQGGIGNEASPRDPIFHSFPQNEDIRGRAEGSEGAKGVQGHSPQEVKEEGHREEEEEIEEGEGNMMLSVGTKEEFGLLLKFFTAMGYAEDVVLRVLAQTRPREASQILDLVQQEQDRTRLAMNSLVELEHREGEESGGEEVRGKRSSIDKRVEMEGAVGEGVRAREEQRAEKGRGGGGGLSDDLSKDSTEVDRGRGEGGRESDEGDSKGGEVGNEEDFVLGVLKRAAANCGYTEEKVTEVYSMLPELSIRQLLLELQREGTRETEAKSQDRVHDEPRELDEVVSEVRKMKGRKEETEKERGKERKAPAQPFTTTENREVERKSAKGMSERKTDELGGVKVPNRTIDGPVRVEPDLVQWNAVMNQIPFPTHGLQKNPTQTRPQPAQTHTPRLASPPLVRGPPQPTYPITLPPQPTKLPLFPHQLIYPLTQPPQTTLDSTLTVNNSSATRVKEKRGFLTLAAEVPARKGLPTPAVEIWGLPPMAAGSLVTGQQRFLEGLQTPFDLKLTDQPGDPGLRMVVIDGSNVAMSHGLGHLFSCRGIALAVQHFWNRGHRGISTLLPQWRQKRDPRVKEQHYLTELQNLGLLSYTPSREVQGKRINSYDDRVMLQLAERTDGVIVTNDNLRDLLDESPVWMDIIKKRLLQYTFVGDHFMVPDDPLGREGPHLDDFLRSLHRTPVPGSHSFAGIASTPIPQAPRAQTEVLKFRDRTPGVGVEPESSQAQSRGKRKGQAKAGHSSPGMDLVPGMGLGLDMERSAAETSRLRERLSQVFPGQDSIVTLVLQCNPTVTDINSLSHFMLQQQMESEQGGED; translated from the exons ttgtTTGTTAAGGGAGTTGTGAACCAGGAGGCCCCGCAGGAGGTTCCGTATCCAGGGGTCCTTCACTGTGTGTTCTGTGGAGCACGGGGGCTGTTCATGGACTGCCTGATCAGAAACACCTCTGCTCGCATAGTG GTGGTTTCCCCAGGCTTCCTGCTCATCTCAGGTCTGGCAGAACCAGTGGTCAGGGCCTACTCCCTGATCACAGACCTTGTGGAGCGCTCCGAGGGCACCCAGGGACGACTCAGCGAGCCTAGGGACAGGGCAGCAGGCGAGACCCTGGATTCCCGTCGGGCCTTCAAGTCCCTGGTGGAGAGATGGGATGACAGGCACACTCTGGACCTGCTAGTGCTACCGGGAGCAGTGAAGGAGACTTTACTGGATCTGGTGAGGGAATCTGGGCTGGGATCTAACCCTGGTCCCGGGGGCTTGAACCCGGGTCATGGGGGTTCAAACCCAGGTCATGGGGGTTTAAATCCCGGTCCAGGGCTGGGCTCAAACCCCATTCCAGGGCTGGGCTTGAACCTTGGTCTTGGGGGGTCTAGAGACAGAGTGGGTCTAATGGACACTGATACACAGAGACTATGGGACAGCCAATTCGAATTAGAGGCACTAACACTTATGGATACCAGAATAGGGACCAGAGCTGGAGAGGCAAGGGACATACAGGAAGTACAGGGGATTTCAATTACCAAATCAACGACCAAACCTTCCGAACATTCCTACCACAACCAAGACCCTGGTCTACGGAATATTGGACTGTTTTCTCAACAGACGGTCACTACCGCACCTGTAAAAGGTAGAGAGGGAAGCAGATATGGGACACAAGGAGGGATTGGGAACGAAGCATCCCCCCGAGATCCCATCTTCCACTCTTTCCCCCAAAACGAAGACATTCGCGGTCGAGCCGAGGGGTCGGAGGGGGCAAAAGGGGTACAAGGGCATTCCCCACAGGAGGTAAAGGAGGAAGGACAccgggaagaggaggaggagatagaggagggagaagggaataTGATGTTGTCAGTAGGGACCAAGGAGGAGTTTGGCCTGCTTCTGAAGTTCTTCACAGCTATGGGCTATGCGGAAGACGTGGTACTGAGGGTCCTAGCTCAGACCAGACCCAGAGAAGCTTCCCAGATCCTGGACCTGGTGCAACAAGAGCAGGACCGGACCAGACTGGCCATGAACAGCCTTGTGGAGCTAGAgcatagagagggggaggagagtggaggtgaAGAAGTGAGAGGAAAGAGAAGCAGTATAGATAAAAGAGTGGAGATGGAGGGAGCCGTGGGAGAAGGGGTGAGGGCTAGAGAAGAGCAAAGAGCGGAGAAGGGAAGAGGGGGGGGTGGAGGATTGTCTGATGATTTGTCCAAGGATTCAACAGAGGTAGACagggggagaggtgaggggggcagGGAGAGCGATGAAGGAGACAGtaagggaggagaggtggggaacGAGGAGGATTTTGTACTGGGGGTGCTGAAGAGAGCTGCGGCCAACTGTGGGTACACAGAGGAGAAGGTAACagaagtatacagtatgttacctgAACTGTCCATACGTCAGCTACTCCTGGAGCTACAGAGAGAGGGCACCAGAGAGACAGAAGCCAAATCCCAGGACAGGGTACATGACGAACCAAGAGAGTTGGATGAGGTTGTCTCAGAGGTTCGGAAAATGAAGGGCAGAAAAGAGGAaactgagaaggagagaggtaaagagaggaaggCACCGGCACAACCATTCACAACTACTGAAAACCGAGAAGTAGAAAGGAAGAGTGCCAAAGGAATGAGTGAAAGGAAAACGGATGAGTTAGGAGGAGTGAAAGTGCCAAACCGAACCATTGATGGCCCAGTTAGGGTTGAACCGGATCTGGTTCAGTGGAATGCTGTGATGAACCAGATTCCGTTCCCGACACATGGTCTCCAGAAGAACCCCACACAGACACGACCGCAACCCGCCCAGACACACACCCCCCGTCTAGCCAGCCCCCCTTTAGTCAGAGGGCCTCCCCAGCCCACCTACCCCATCACACTACCTCCACAACCCACCAAACTTCCCTTATTTCCCCATCAACTCATTTACCCTCTCACGCAGCCACCCCAGACCACCTTAGACTCCACCCTCACTGTGAATAACTCCTCAGCAACCAGAGTGAAGGAGAAACGGGGTTTCCTTACACTAGCAGCAGAGGTTCCAGCAAGAAAGGGTCTCCCTACCCCGGCTGTTGAAATATGGGGTCTCCCGCCCATGGCAGCAGGGTCTTTAGTGACCGGGCAGCAGCGCTTCCTGGAAGGACTACAGACGCCCTTTGACCTCAAGCTGACTGACCAACCAGGAGATCCAGGACTCAGGATGGTGGTCATCGATGGGAGCAATGTTGCCATGAG TCACGGTCTGGGTCATTTATTTTCGTGTCGAGGAATCGCCCTGGCCGTGCAACACTTCTGGAACCGCGGCCATCGCGGAATCAGCACCTTGCTCCCCCAGTGGAGGCAGAAGAGAGACCCCCGGGTCAAAG AGCAGCACTACCTTACTGAGCTCCAGAACCTGGGTCTGCTCTCCTACACCCCCTCCAGAGAGGTCCAGGGGAAGAGGATAAACTCATACGATGACAG GGTCATGCTGCAGCTGGCCGAGAGGACAGATGGAGTGATCGTGACAAATGACAACCTTAGAGACCTGCTGGATGAGTCCCCTGTATGGATGGACATCATCAAGAAAag ACTCCTCCAGTACACGTTTGTAGGTGATCACTTCATGGTGCCTGATGACCCGCTTGGCCGAGAAGGACCCCATCTAGATGACTTCCTACGCTCACTGCACAG gactcCTGTCCCAGGCAGTCACTCATTTGCAGGCATTGCCTCCACCCCCATCCCCCAAGCCCCCAGGGCCCAGACAGAGGTCCTGAAGTTCAGGGACAGAACACCAGGTGTCGGTGTGGAGCCAGAGTCCAGCCAGGCCCAGAGCAGAGGGAAAAGGAAGGGGCAGGCTAAGGCTGGACACAGTAGCCCTGGAATGGACCTTGTTCCGGGGATGGGCCTTGGCCTGGATATGGAGAGGAGTGCAGCAGAGACCTCCAGACTTAGGGAGAGATTATCCCAGGTGTTCCCAGGACAAGACAGCATTGTTACTCTGGTGCTGCAGTGTAACCCTACTGTGACTGACATCAATTCACTGTCACACTTTATGCTGCAGCAACAGATGGAGAGTGAGCAGGGGGGTGAAGACTGA